GCCGTAGTCGCTCAGGAACTCCTCCCTTAGGAACTCCTCGATGCTGTCGTATCTGCTCGCGAGCCTTAAGTACGATGGAATCCCCCCGACGAGCATGTAAGCCCTTATCCCAAACTCCTTGTTGGAGAAGAACTCCAGGGCGTTTGGATAATCGAAGGGCCTGAGGTTCATGCTCCTCGTCCTTCTACCGTAGAGGGGCGAGGCATAGCTCAGCACATCATCCCACATCATTCCAAGGAGGGAGCCAGAGAGCACGAGCATGACGCTTTTCTCGCTTAGGATGTTATCCCAAACCCTCTGGAGGTCGCTCAGTATCTTTCTATCAGACCTTATGGCGTAGGTGAACTCGTCAAGGACAATCAAGCAGTCGTCAGCTTTCTCCGCTAGGTACCTTAAAAGGTCAAGCCAGTCGTCCGTCTTCAGCTTTCTAACGAAGTCATCACTGAGAAAATCCGCCATAGCCTCCCTGAACTCTCGCATCTGGACTTCCTTGACCGCCTCGGGGAAAGTGAAAAAGAAGGTCCTCTTGCCCTTGGAGAACTCCCTTAATAGGCGGGTCTTTCCAACTCTCCTCCTGCCGTAGAGGACGACGAAGGACGGCCTGTTTCCCCACTCATTCTGAAGAATCCTCATTTCCCTCTCGCGGTCTATGAATTGCATCTAATCACCATTATATATAATTGTGTTTAGATATAAATGAGTTTCGATCATTGATGGATGACCACTGCTCCCAACGAAAGGCAAACCCTGGAAAGGCAACTTGAGAGAAAAAGAAGTGGCAAAAGACAAAAATTACACCTTAATACCTCCCATTACAAGGGCCATAACAGCTTTCTGTGCGTGGAGCCTGTTCTCGGCCTCGTCGAAGACGACGCTGTTCGGAGAATCAACGACGTCGTCCGTAACCTCCTCGCCCCTATGGGCTGGGAGGCAGTGCATGAAGATGTGGTCAGGCTTGGCGTGCTTGACGAGATCCCTGTTGACCTGGAAAGGCTGGAATATCTTTCTTCTCTGTTCTGCCTCGGCCTCCTGTCCCATGCTCGCCCAGACGTCGGTGTAGATGACGTCGGCGTCCTTGACGGCCTTGACCGGGTCGTGGAGAAGCTCGAAGCTTCCGCCGCTCTCGGCCGCGTTCTGCTCGGCCCACTTGATGACCTTTGGATCAGGCTCATAGCCTTCTGGCGTTGCAACGACCACGTTGGCTCCGAGCTTGGTTCCGGCTATCATGAGGGAGTGGGCGACGTTGTTTCCGTCTCCAACGTAGACTATCTTAAGGCCGGCTATTCTTCCCTTCTTCTCGAGAATGGTCTGGTAGTCGGCGAGGGCTTGGCAGGGGTGTGAGAAGTCGGAGAGGCCGTTTATGACCGGGACGCTCGCGTACTTGGCGAGATCCTCAACGTCCTTGTGGGCGTAGACCCTTGCCATAATCCCGTCAACGTATCTGCTGAGGACGCGGGCGGTGTCGGCTATTGTCTCACCGCGCCTGAGCTGAAGGTCCTGGGCGTTGAGATAGAGGCCGTAGCCGCCGAGCTGGTAGATTCCAACCTCGAAGGAAATCCTGGTTCTCGTTGAGGGTTTTTGGAAAATCATGGCGAGGGTCTTGCCCTCGAGAACGCGGTGTGGTTTCCCGATCTTGTTCCAGATCTTCATCATCTCGGCCGTCTTGAGAATAGTCTCAAGCTCCTCCCTCGTGAAGTCCTGAAGGCAGAGAACATCCCTTCCTGCGAGGCTAACCACCATGTGCATCACCGTCTAAAGCTGGGGAGCGAATTTAATAACCCTTTCGTCGGGTGAAGGGGCCTTGGGCTGAAATCTTTTGAGCATTGGTTCATGGAAGCTTTCTAAACGTAATGTGCACTTGGGTTGTACCCTTT
This window of the Thermococcus siculi genome carries:
- the argF gene encoding ornithine carbamoyltransferase produces the protein MVVSLAGRDVLCLQDFTREELETILKTAEMMKIWNKIGKPHRVLEGKTLAMIFQKPSTRTRISFEVGIYQLGGYGLYLNAQDLQLRRGETIADTARVLSRYVDGIMARVYAHKDVEDLAKYASVPVINGLSDFSHPCQALADYQTILEKKGRIAGLKIVYVGDGNNVAHSLMIAGTKLGANVVVATPEGYEPDPKVIKWAEQNAAESGGSFELLHDPVKAVKDADVIYTDVWASMGQEAEAEQRRKIFQPFQVNRDLVKHAKPDHIFMHCLPAHRGEEVTDDVVDSPNSVVFDEAENRLHAQKAVMALVMGGIKV